The sequence GTACTGCTCAGATTGCAACAGTTATTGCTATTGCAGTAATGGTTCCCAGCGTTTGGTTGTTTATTAAATTATTGGACCAACAGGTTTTCGAAAACAAGACTAGAGATTTCGTAAAAAACATCGTTAAATATGAAGGTGCAGAAGTGGTTAAGTTCACCCATGATTATAAGTCGAGAAATATCGATGTGTATTTAATAGGTCGTCCAGTGCCACAAAACAAAATAAATGAATGGTTATCAAAACTAGAGAAAACAGAAAACTTAGAGAAAACCCATTTAAGAATCTACCAAGGCTCAGATCAAAGTAGCGAGGTGGCGGCGAAACTTTCAGGTGCAATAAAGGCTGGAATATTGGAAGATTTATATGTAAAAAACGAGCAGATAATCCAAAATAAGGATGAAAAAATAAGTTTTCTAGAAAATGAAATTGCATTATTAAAAGTTCAGAATATTCCTTTTCAAGAGTTGAGTAAAGAGTTGAAAATTAATTATGAAAATGTTGAAACCTTCAGCTATTCAAATAAAATCACGACTAACTTTAAGAAAACAGATACAGTTCCTGTAATTAGTTTACGTTGGAAAAAAAATGTTTCTTCCAAAGAAAGAAAAGCAGAATTAAAGAAAATTGAATCTTGGTTAAAATATAAATTGAAGTTAGATTCGCTTCAAGTTTCAGAATATCCTTAAAGAAGTTTACCCTTCTTTCAACTGAACTTCACGAATTTTTTTGAATAAATCTGAGGAGTAAACAAAATCAGTAACATCTTCATTATCAGTTTTGAATATTTCCTGATTATCGCCTTGCCAAACTAATTTACCATTTTTTAGTAAAACCACTTTTTCACCAATTTCCATAACCGAGTTCATATCGTGGGTAACAACGATGGTAGTGATATTGTTTTCGTGCGTAATATCTTGAATTAGGGTATCTATCAAAGTAGCCGTTTTTGGATCTAGACCTGAGTTAGGCTCATCACAAAAAAGATATTTAGGCTTGTTAACTATTGCACGGGCAATTGAAACCCGTTTTTGCATTCCACCAGAAATTTCCGCTGGAAATTTTTTGTTAACATTTTCAAGCTCTACCCGTTTTAGAACCTCATTTACACGAGCCACCATTTCATTTTTTTTCTGTTTAGTGAACATTCGAAGTGGAAACATTACATTTTCTTCAATATTCATAGAATCAAACAGCGCACCACCTTGAAAAAGCATTCCTATTTCTTCGCGAAGTGCACGTTGTTGATCGTCGTCCATATTTTGTATGGCTTTATCTTCGTAAAAAATTTTGCCTTGTTCTGGCTTAAAAAGTCCAATAAGGCATTTTAGTAAAACACTTTTTCCGCTTCCGCTTCTACCTATAATAAGGTTTGTTTTTCCTTTATCAAACTCTGTAGTTATACCTTTCAGAATTTCTTCATCTCCAAAACTTTTATGTACGTCTTCTATTTTTATCATTAGCTTAATAGGAGTTGGGTTATTATAAAGTTTGATGCTATAATAAGTACACTAGTCCACACAAATGAATTTGTACTTGCCTTTCCTACTTCTAGTGAACCACCTTTCATATAAAACCCTTGCCAAGAAGGAACCGTGGCAAGAATAAAAGCAAAAACAGAAGTTTTAAAGAATGAGTAAAAAATTTGATACGGAATAAAATCTTGCTGAACGCCAGCTATAAAATCTGATGAACTAGTAAAACCTCCATAAACACCAGCTACCCATCCGCCAAGAATTCCAAGAAACATTGCGAGAACTATTAAGAAAGGATAGAACATTAATGCAACTATTTTGGGAAATACTAAATAATTTAGAGAATTTACTCCCATAACTTCTAATGCATCAATTTGTTCCGTAACCCGCATAGAGCCTATGCTGGAGGTAATGAAGGAACCTACTTTACCCGCCATAATGATGGAAATAAATGTTGGAGCAAATTCCAGAATAACGGATTGGCGTGTTGCAAAACCTATCAAACTATCAGGAATGATTGGATTGTCCATATTTAGCGCAGTTTGAATTGCCACAACACCACCCACAAAAAAGGAGATGAAGGCAACGATGCCTAAAGAACTAATAATAAGGTCGTTGATTTCCTTAAAGATGAGATGTTTTAAAACCGATGTTTTGGTAAAACTGCCAAACACCTTTTTAAGCATCAAAAAATAGGAACCAATATCTTGTATGTACTTCATAAAATAGATAGCTAGGGCTAAAGTACTAAAATTACATCACTGAAATTTATAAAACTACGTTAAGTATTTTGTAATAAGTTTTCAGTGTTCAGTCGCGGTCTTCAGTCACAGTTTTCAGCCACAGTGTTCAGTTGGATTATGAATGTTTAAGTTCGCTCGGCAAACGAATCAACGAATCCCGACTTCACAAATTCACCTTTTCAAAAGCTCCATGATTTTATGATAAATCTCGTTGCTTTCGTAAATTCCGTTGAAGAGTATAGCGCCAGGACCTTCTGCAAATACTGGAACCATTGTTCCAGAATGTCCGGTTGTGGAAAAACTTGGTTTTATTTTGTTGTAATCGCTGCCGTCTGAAGCTAAGGTATAACCGCCAGTTTCATGGTCTGCGGTAACAATCACAAGTGTTTCGCCGTTTTGTTTTGCGAAATCTAAGGCTACGCCTAAAGTTTTGTCAAAGTCTAATAGTTCTTGAATTAAGTAGTCTGCATCATTGTCATGGCCGCCCCAATCTATTTGGCTACCTTCAACCATTAAGAAAAATCCTTTTTCGTTTTTTGAAAGTTTTTCCAAAGCCAGTTTTGTTGCGTTTGGCAGGAAGTCACCACGACCTTCGCTCATTTTAGGCATTCCGTTTTCTGCGAGTAAAATTAATTCGTTTTTTTCGCTCGGAGTAGTTGGAAGTTTGTCTGTAATTACCTCATAGCCTTTGGTTTTCATTTCTTCTAATAAATCTTTCCCGTCCTTTCTTTGGTTGAAGAATTTAAGTCCGCCACCCGCAAAAAAGTTTACGCCAGAATTTGGCGCAAACTCGGTAATCTCTTCATACATTCTTCTGCTTTTTACATGGGCATAAAAACTAGCAGGAGTGGCGTGCTGAATTGAAGATGTTGCAACAATTCCCGTCGCCAAACCTCTTTTTGATAAATGTTCAACAATAGTTGGGAGCGGGATAGTATCCTTACTTACCGCAATTGCTCCATTATAAGTCTTTTCTCCTGTAGAAAAAACGGTGGCGCCTGCAGCAGAATCTGTTACCAATTCATTGGAAGAAGAGGTTTTGCTCAAGCCTATGGTATGGAAACGTTCAAAATTTGGTTTACCGTCTTTGTAATAAATAGCGGTGGAAACTTGGCTCAAACCCATTCCATCACCGATTAAAAGAATAATATTTTTTGGTTTTTTTATTTCTAAAGAAGTTTGAGTAACCGTATTGTCCTTTACTTGAACAGTAACGCAGGAAGTTGCAATTAAAATAAATGATAAAAGAAGGGTGAGGAGGGAAAGCTTAGTTTTCATTGAAATATTTTATTTGTAAAAATAGCTAATATAAATAATTTGAGGTGTTAAGAAAAAATTCAAAATTCAGTCCCGATAGCTATCGGGATCCGAGTTAACGAATCCCAAGTTTCTTGTGAATATTCTGCCAGCGCAGATTTCTGATGAAATGTCCTTCTTCTTCTGAAACGATGAATTCTAGTTTTTCTTTTTTAGCCTTGGAATATCCTTTCATTGAATCTACAAAAAACTGAAAATTGCTTTTTTTGGAAGCTAGTTTAGTCGAAGCGATAAACGTGAGCCAAAACCCATAGCGCATTTTGTAGAAAGCTTCGCCCTGTTTAAATCTTGCCGCTTTGGTGTAAACTTTACCAGTAGGTTTAAGATGTTTTACGTGCAGCGAAGTATCGGTTTTTATTTCCCAGCCGTTATATTGTGCTAAAAGTTCGTCCACGGTGTCCCAACCCATGGTGTTTCGCAAACCTTTTATTTGTTCAAAACATTCTTTTCTGTATGCTTTTAAAGCTCCGCGAATATGGTCTTTATTGGTTAGGTTTTCTAAAATCCATTCCCCATTTTTTTCAATATAACAAAAACCACCAACCATTCCCACCGAAGGATTTCTTCGGAAAGCAGTTGCAATTTTTTCAAGATAATTCTTCGGGAAAATTAAGTCTGCATCAAACTTGCAGATAATTTCAAAATCTTGATCGATAGTTTCAAAGCCTTTGTAAAAGGCATTGATCACCTTGCTTCCTGGAGCATGTAATGCTTCAGAATTGTGAAAAACGCCTTCAACGAAATTATATTTTTCTGAAAATTGATCTATTACCTTTTGGGTGCCGTCTGTGGAAGCATCATTTACAACCACAACTTTTTGGGGAAGTAGAGTTTGATCAACTAGAGATTGGAGCGTACCGCCAATGAATGCTTCTTCGTTATGCGCCGGTATTACTATTTGAAAATTCATTTGAAGCGTTCAGCATAAACCAAATAATATCTTGGTGTAATTCTTCGAAGTATAGGTCTAATGCCTATCTTTTTTATTGGATTTGTAAACTTTTCACTTTTCACAATTCGCCAACCTGCTTTTTCTAGTAGCCAATCAAACTGCCAATCTTCAAACTCGTGGTAGTGACGATCCCATTTATCAGTTTTGCTTCTGTATGCTGAAGCAAACCAAAGTTTTAAAGGAATGGAAGCGACCAATTTTTTTGCCTGAATATCTTTTAAAACATTGAAGGGTGAAACCAAATGCTCAAAAATTTCAAAAGCGGTAACTACGTCAAATGCTTCTGTTTTTACAATAGTGGTTTCAAGGTCAAGGTCTTCGCCATTGGAATTTGTAACGTTGAAGCCTTCTTTAGTAAGTATTTCAGAAAACGGATTTTGAACGCCTAAATCGAGAATCCTGTCCTCTTTAGAAATAACTTCGTTTAGAAATTGTAGCGTGTGCTTGTATCTTTTCGTTGGAAATTTGCCTTCATACATATTCTTAAAGTAATGGCTTTTCTAATTTAATGATATCTTAATTCCAGAAAGGAAATAGTCAGGATTATCCGTGCCAAAAGCCATGTATATATATAGTGTTCCATTCTTTATAATCGGTGAAGCAAAGGCGCCTAAATGATCCCAAGCCCAATCATAAATTGGATATTTGTTATATAATTGCACTGGATTAATTAATAATGGACTTCTGCTGTCGTGGTTCCAAATATTCCCATCCCAATTCATCAAGCCGTATTCTCTATTGTTTGAAGTTAAATAACTTGAAGACTCTTCTTCACTACCTAATAAAATATACAATTTTGAATTAAACTGAATGTACGAAGCGTCGTCAGCTTTTCCTCTTAAATACCCAATTCCGGTACTCCCTTTTTGTAAAATTTTTGAAGATATAATACTGCTGTTTTGATCTAAGGCGTCAAATAAATTAGTGGCAATTACTTCGTGAATCTCTCTATCAATGGAACGCGGATTTCGTTTATGGAAAATAATCCTGAAATTATTTTCAAACTTTGTTAGGGCTAAAGGGAAGCTGTTTTGGTCATTTCCATGCCATTCAGGAATCATAATCTCCTTAGGTTGTTGAACGATATTAAGTTCTTCATCTATAATCATATATGCAGATGTGTAATTATCGTTAGGTTGCTGAACACCAAGTAAGACGAGATAGTTTCCGTTTTCTAATTTATATGGATTATCACTAGAAAAAACGTTTCCATTGGTCTTTGCAAATGGTATCATATCGGTGCTTAAAATCTTCTCGTCATGAAATGTCCAATCTTCTAAATTATCGCTGCTAGCATAATAGATACTTCTTTTTGCGTGAGATCCAAAAACCACAGGTGTTAAAAGCACAAAAGTTCCGTCTGTTTTTTCAATAATTCCACCTGGTTGGATGTAATTAAAAACTCCCTCAGAAACGCGGGTTGGATATGGATTAAACAATGGGCGGTCATTGATAATATCATAATTTACGAAAGGATTAAAAAACTCTAGGGTTGCGCCTATATTTTTGTTTAAATCTCCTAAATAAGTTTCACCTAATGTAATCCAACCACTAACTGTATCAATACTTTCAATTTCAACCAAAGTTGAAGCTTCACTGCCTTGAGTTACAAACCAACTTCGATTATTATTTGCCTGAACCAATAAATTTTCCAAATAGGAATAATTGGTTTTAATTCTATTGTTTACTTCATCGTACGCTACTATTTGAACAGGATTTTCTCTTTTCAAATTATTGAATCTATCTGAAATTAATGCGTTTGAAAATAGATAATTTAGACTACCTTCTGGAAAAGTTTCTTCGACGCCGGTACCTGTGCCGGTTCCAGTACCTGTGCCAGTACCTGTTCCAGATCCTGGATCGTCATCTATGTTTGGTTCTACATCATCATTACTACAAGAAATGATAATAGAAAATACACTTAATAATAAAATTTTCTTTAACATATTATAAATTTGAAAGACTTGTTTACAGAATTCATAATTCTGAATTAATTAAATCTTATAAACAATAGCATTAATGTTCATCCCAGCACCTACACTCGCAAAAATAACAACATCGCCTTTTTCAATGGAATGTCCTTCCATTTCATTATTCAAAACCAAATCATAAAGAGTTGGGACGGTTGCAACGCTGCTGTTGCCCAATTTATCAATGCTCATAGGCATAATTTTTTCAGGTGGCGTTTTACCGTAAAGTTTGTAAAAACGGTTTACGATGGCTTCGTCCATTTTTTCGTTTGCCTGATGGATAAAGATTTTTTTCACTTCATCTATACCAATTCCGGTTTTGTCCAAGCACGTTTTCATTGCATCCGGCACGTGGTTTAAAGCGAATTCGTAAATTTTTCTACCGTACATTTTTATGTAACGACGATTATCTTTTTTCTCCAGGTTGTTGCTTTCGCCAAAAAATATGAAATGTGCCTCATCAAAAGCATAGGTAGCGCTAAAATGATTTAGAATTCCGCCCGCTTCTTTAGTAGCTTCAACTATCGCTGCGCCAGCACCATCACTGTAAATCATGGAATCCCTATCGTGAGGATCTACTACGCGAGAGAGAGCTTCGGCACCTATAACCAAACATTTTGTGGCAATTCCAGCTTTTATAAAAGCATAGGCTTGTATCATTCCTTCAATCCATCCTGGACACCCAAAAAGCACATCATAACCAACACATTTTGGATTTTGGATTTTTAGATTGTGCTTTACGCGTGTTGCAATGCTGGGAACGGTATCGCTCTGAACGGAACCATGTTTTACGTCGCCATAATTATGTGCAACAATTATATAATCGAGTTCTTCTTTATTTATTCCAGCATCTTTAATGGCATTTTCCGCCGCAAAGGATGCAATGTCTGAAGTGCTTAAGTTTTTAGGAATATAACGTCGTTCAGCAATTCCAGTAATGGCCTTGAACTTTTCAATGATGGTTTCGTTTTCTTGGCCAAAACGAGTCCCGTCTTCATTGTAGAAATGATGGTTGCCAAAATGTTCGTTTTTCGCAATCTCACTGGGAATATAACTTCCTATGCCTGTTATTTTGACATTCATATACTGAAAAGTTTGGTTAAAAGTACGGAAAAAAAGTTTGCAGTATTCAGTAGCAGTATTCAGTAAAAATATTTTGCTTTGAAACTGCCTACTGCGACTGCCTACTTAATTATGCTTCCATATAAGCTTCAATTGGGTTACAGGTACATATTAAATTTCTGTCGCCAAACGCATCATCTACTCTTCTAATGGAAGGCCAGAATTTATTTTCTGAAACATATTCCATTGGGAAAGCCGCCTCTTGTCTGCTGTATGGGAAATCCCATTCATCAGCAGTAAGCATTTCCAAAGTATGTGGCGAATTTTTCAATACGTTGTTAAAGTCGTCTTTGTCTGCTGCTTCAATTTCTTTTCTGATAGAAATCATTGCATCACAGAATTGATCCAAAGCCATCTTGCTTTCACTTTCCGTTGGTTCTATCATCAAAGTTCCCGCAATTGGGAAAGAAACCGTTGGCGCGTGGAAACCATAGTCCATCAATCGTTTTGCAATATCTGTTACTTCAATTCCTTTTGCTTTAAATGGACGACAATCCACAATCATTTCGTGAGCGGCACGGCCTCTTTCGCCTGCGTAAAGCACTTCGTA comes from Aequorivita sublithincola DSM 14238 and encodes:
- a CDS encoding glycosyltransferase, with protein sequence MNFQIVIPAHNEEAFIGGTLQSLVDQTLLPQKVVVVNDASTDGTQKVIDQFSEKYNFVEGVFHNSEALHAPGSKVINAFYKGFETIDQDFEIICKFDADLIFPKNYLEKIATAFRRNPSVGMVGGFCYIEKNGEWILENLTNKDHIRGALKAYRKECFEQIKGLRNTMGWDTVDELLAQYNGWEIKTDTSLHVKHLKPTGKVYTKAARFKQGEAFYKMRYGFWLTFIASTKLASKKSNFQFFVDSMKGYSKAKKEKLEFIVSEEEGHFIRNLRWQNIHKKLGIR
- a CDS encoding methyltransferase domain-containing protein; amino-acid sequence: MYEGKFPTKRYKHTLQFLNEVISKEDRILDLGVQNPFSEILTKEGFNVTNSNGEDLDLETTIVKTEAFDVVTAFEIFEHLVSPFNVLKDIQAKKLVASIPLKLWFASAYRSKTDKWDRHYHEFEDWQFDWLLEKAGWRIVKSEKFTNPIKKIGIRPILRRITPRYYLVYAERFK
- a CDS encoding alkaline phosphatase is translated as MKTKLSLLTLLLSFILIATSCVTVQVKDNTVTQTSLEIKKPKNIILLIGDGMGLSQVSTAIYYKDGKPNFERFHTIGLSKTSSSNELVTDSAAGATVFSTGEKTYNGAIAVSKDTIPLPTIVEHLSKRGLATGIVATSSIQHATPASFYAHVKSRRMYEEITEFAPNSGVNFFAGGGLKFFNQRKDGKDLLEEMKTKGYEVITDKLPTTPSEKNELILLAENGMPKMSEGRGDFLPNATKLALEKLSKNEKGFFLMVEGSQIDWGGHDNDADYLIQELLDFDKTLGVALDFAKQNGETLVIVTADHETGGYTLASDGSDYNKIKPSFSTTGHSGTMVPVFAEGPGAILFNGIYESNEIYHKIMELLKR
- a CDS encoding ABC transporter ATP-binding protein, whose translation is MIKIEDVHKSFGDEEILKGITTEFDKGKTNLIIGRSGSGKSVLLKCLIGLFKPEQGKIFYEDKAIQNMDDDQQRALREEIGMLFQGGALFDSMNIEENVMFPLRMFTKQKKNEMVARVNEVLKRVELENVNKKFPAEISGGMQKRVSIARAIVNKPKYLFCDEPNSGLDPKTATLIDTLIQDITHENNITTIVVTHDMNSVMEIGEKVVLLKNGKLVWQGDNQEIFKTDNEDVTDFVYSSDLFKKIREVQLKEG
- a CDS encoding 3-oxoacyl-ACP synthase III family protein is translated as MNVKITGIGSYIPSEIAKNEHFGNHHFYNEDGTRFGQENETIIEKFKAITGIAERRYIPKNLSTSDIASFAAENAIKDAGINKEELDYIIVAHNYGDVKHGSVQSDTVPSIATRVKHNLKIQNPKCVGYDVLFGCPGWIEGMIQAYAFIKAGIATKCLVIGAEALSRVVDPHDRDSMIYSDGAGAAIVEATKEAGGILNHFSATYAFDEAHFIFFGESNNLEKKDNRRYIKMYGRKIYEFALNHVPDAMKTCLDKTGIGIDEVKKIFIHQANEKMDEAIVNRFYKLYGKTPPEKIMPMSIDKLGNSSVATVPTLYDLVLNNEMEGHSIEKGDVVIFASVGAGMNINAIVYKI
- a CDS encoding MlaE family ABC transporter permease, with the protein product MKYIQDIGSYFLMLKKVFGSFTKTSVLKHLIFKEINDLIISSLGIVAFISFFVGGVVAIQTALNMDNPIIPDSLIGFATRQSVILEFAPTFISIIMAGKVGSFITSSIGSMRVTEQIDALEVMGVNSLNYLVFPKIVALMFYPFLIVLAMFLGILGGWVAGVYGGFTSSSDFIAGVQQDFIPYQIFYSFFKTSVFAFILATVPSWQGFYMKGGSLEVGKASTNSFVWTSVLIIASNFIITQLLLS